From a single Sorghum bicolor cultivar BTx623 chromosome 5, Sorghum_bicolor_NCBIv3, whole genome shotgun sequence genomic region:
- the LOC110435314 gene encoding uncharacterized protein LOC110435314, which produces MFPSVSFISQSPRIHFFFNDNVIFLGPARARGTEVATRTDGGSARPRVLARRARSPRRWPPEGTHRGLFGVGGLGLAGVEARAAGGPPARDLAPAGDRQRPALRARGWLGRDQRWNPVHPTAGSFWGVGLGLGCGVGWGPGFGHEVIGYVGAGCGVGFSVGFTLAGVGIGLPQHGLIRNHEHGGGCLGCIIKSATRAKGDMGLQWQRQGCCLCFVQCYSF; this is translated from the exons ATGTTCCCATCTGTGTCCTTTATCTCGCAAAGTCCCCGCATCCATTTTTTCTTCAATGATAACGTTATCTTCCTTGGCCCCGCGCGTGCACGCGGCACGGAGGTGGCCACGCGCACAGACGGCGGCTCGGCTCGGCCTCGCGTCCTCGCGCGGCGCGCGCGCTCGCCCAGGCGGTGGCCGCCCGAAGGCACGCACCGCGGCCTGTTCGGCGTGGGTGGGCTCGGCTTGGCCGGCGTGGAGGCGCGAGCGGCAGGCGGCCCGCCTGCGCGCGACTTAGCCCCGGCGGGCGACCGGCAGCGGCCGGCACTGAGGGCCCGTGGGTGGCTCGGGCGAGACCAGCGCTGGAACCCCGTGCACCCGACGGCCGGCTCCTTCTGGGGCGTGGGGCTCGGCCTCGGCTGCGGCGTCGGTTGGGGCCCCGGGTTCGGGCATGAGGTAATTGGGTACGTCGGCGCCGGGTGCGGTGTGGGGTTCAGCGTTGGGTTCACGCTCGCCGGCGTCGGCATCGGCCTGCCGCAGCACGGCCTCATCAGGAACCACGAGCACGGTG GTGGCTGTCTTGGTTGCATTATCAAATCTGCAACTCGAGCTAAGGGAGATATGGGGCTGCAGTGGCAAAGGCAAGGCTGTTGCCTGTGCTTTGTCCAATGTTACTCCTTTTAG